Below is a window of Bacteroidota bacterium DNA.
AAAGCAATTGAAACAATAAATTTTGAATATCGAAAAAGTCAATTATATTATTACAAAAAACATCTGTCGCTTATTTCCCGGATGTTATTACAACTTTATTTATTTATAAAAACCGGAAATATTATGTTTGAAGTAAATGAAAAATAATGACCCCAAAAAAATATTAGTAATCAAACTTTGTTGTATTGGCGACTTAGTATTTCTGCTTCCCGCTTTGCGAGATATCAAAAATACTTACCCCCAAGCAAAGCTAACATACTTATGTTCATCTTGGATAAAAGAGTTAGTCGAGCAAGTAAGTTATGTCGACGACGTTATAGTTTACGATGCTCCATTCTTAAAGAAATCATTCATTAAAAAAATACAATCAACAATAAAACTCTTCTTTGAAATTCGATCAAAAAAAATCGACGTTGTATTTATATTTCACAGGAATGCTTTATTTTCTCTATTCTGTTGGCTAGCCGGTATCAAACAACGATTAGGTTTCGAAAACAAATTATCGTTTTTATTAACTGATGAAGTAAATTTCGATTCAACTAAGTTTGAAGCAGAACGTTACCTCGATGTAATTGCAAAGTTTGGCATTAAATCGGCAGATGAGCCTGGTGAGTTCGAGCCTTCAGAATTAAATATAAAGTTGGTTAATGAAAAATTATTTAAATATTCATTAAAGGAGAACGATTCCTTGATTGGAATTATTCCAGGCGGAGGTGAAAATCCCGGAACATCTATGTCTATAAAGAGATGGTATCCTGAAAATTATTCTGATTTGTGTGGACAGATATTGGCAAATGGCGATTATAAAATTATACTCGTAGGCAGCACCAGCGATAAAGACTTGTGCGAAGGTATCAGAGGAAATGCAAAGTTTTATAAAGATAGAATAATCAATTTAGCAGGTGAATTTTCATTAGGTGAATTACCCGCATTATTGAAAAGATGCAATTTAGTAATCGGGGTTGATACAGGACCTGCCCATATTGCCAATGCGGTAGGTGTGAAGACTTTATTTTTGTTTGGACCATCAGATCCTCGTTTGGTAGCACCGAAAAACAGTAAATCACTTTATATTTGGAAGCAGGTCGAATGCTGCCCTTGTTATACTCCGGATACGGTTATTCAAAAGAAAAACTTTGTTGGCAATATTTTCGTTTGTCGAACCGGTACACACGAATGCATGAAAAACATCTTGGTTGATGAAGTGTATCTAAGTTTTAGATATCTTCAAGATAAAAATAATAACTGAAGTTACGCAGAATTGACTTTTTGTCATGTTGAGCGAAGCGAAACATCTAAAAATAGCCTGAATTTGAGGTTTCAGATTCTTCACTTCGTTCAGAATGACTCTTTTGCGTAACTTCAGATAATAATTAAAATTCTTTGTATATTTCGGCATTAATATGCGTAATTCGAAAGCCATAATATTATTCACACAAAATGTAAGGTTATCCCGCGGCAATCCAAAAGTACCTTACACTGCGATCTCCTGGGAAGACATCGATTTGCTTTTTTCAGCAATGCTCGGCGATCTTTTGGAAATACTGACCCAATTGCCCCTAGTGAATGTATTTCTTGTTACTAGTAAAACTGAACTTCAAGACGATTTTCTTTTTGCCTTTCATAACAGGGTAAACTTGCTCTATACAACCGAGAAAAATTATAATCGGCGTGTGGCTTTCGCAATCGCAACTGTTTTTAATGAAGGATACAACAAAGTAATCGCTTATTTCGACAATTATCCTTTGTTCAAAGACAATTTCGTCAATCGGGTATTCTCTCAGCTAAATTACGAAGACGATTGCATAGTATGTTCAGCGACTGATAAAGGAAATTGCAACTTGATAGCTATGAAGAATAATTATTCTAGTTGGTTCGATGGCGTAACTGATGAACAATTTATTAACATGGATCATCTGATTAAAAAAGCATGCGAAAATAAACTTGTTATCTTCAATACTCATAATCTTCCGACTATCGTCAATGGTTATGATTTACAAAATTTAAAAAATGATATACAAGCACAGATGACTTTCGGAATAGACTACCCCAAAAAAACACATCAAATGTTTAACTATCTTGATAAAAAATTAAAAAATCGGAAACCTAAAGATGAAGCTTGGGATCTTCGGCGGTACATTTAATCCGCCGCATTTAGGACATTTAATCGTTGCTGAAAGTGTACGAGAACAGTTAAAATTAGACCGGCTGTTTTTTGTACCATCATATTCGCCACCTCACAAATTTAATTTACAAATTGCCCTGCCAAGGCAACGGTTCGAGATGGTTGAACTTTCTCTAAATAATAATAAATATTTTTCAGTCTCCGATATTGAAATAAAACGAGAAGGGAAATCATATTCCATTGATACTATTCATTCAATGAGCTTATCCTTTCCACGATCACAAATATATTTTATAATCGGGATGGATAATTTAATTGATTTTCCACAGTGGAAATTACCCAACGAAATTATCTCGAAAGTAGAACTAATAGTGATGAATAGGCCCGGCTACGATCGTGAAGTTAAAAACGAATTTAGCCGTTATGCTAATTTTATTAAAGTTCCGAATTTAGATATATCATCAAGCGATATTCGCCGGCGTGTTAAAATGGAACGTTCGATTCGATATCTCGTCAACGAAGAAGTCGAAAAATATATTATCAGGAAAGGCTTGTACAAGCTATAGTTATGGAAACAGGAAAAAATGAATGGATTTTAATCGTTGAGGATGACCAGGAAATTTCCTCGCTCCTCGAAGCAATTCTATGCGGTGTTGGATACAAGATCGTCGTTGCAAACGATGGTGAGGAAGCCGAAAATCTATATAGATCGCACCAACCACCGTTTAATCTTGTGCTAAGCGATTTAGGACTTCCGAAGCTTGGGGGAGTTGAGTTGTTTGAAAAACTAATTGTTTACGATCCGAAAATTAAATTTATTGCTTCAAGCGGATATAGTGATTCAGTTTTTGCCGGCGAATTGAAATCTAAAGGCGTTAAAGAGTTTATTGCAAAACCGTATCTGCCTGAAAATCTTTTCCATACAATCCGCAGAATCTTAGATACCGATTAAAATAAATGAGCGACATTTATCAACATCGCGGCGAAACTATTTATCTGGTTCTAATCTATCATCAGCATCAACCGATATATATTGATTACGAAAAAGATCATCTGGTCGCTCCGTGGGTTCGAACCCATTCAACAAAAGATTATTATCGTATGCCTGCGATGGTGCAAAAATATCCTAATGTTCATTGCACGATGAATCTCACACCCTCACTCTTAAAGCAAATTGAAGAATATTATCTTCGTCGGCTAAAACCAAATATCAATCGTAAGACCGATGTTCTTTTCGATTTATTGATTAAACCGGCAGAGAAATTTACTCGGAAGGATATCCACAACTTATATAAAACTGCGTGGAGTGCATTAAGCGTTAACGAAGTTGTAAGAAAGAGATTCCCTGAATTCGATTTACTCCATTCCGAATTTACACAAGCGCTGAAAAATAACTTCGAGCTTAACAATCGCAAAAAGCTTCGGGAACTCAAATTCTGGTTCCCACTTGCAAACTTTGATCTTGATTTTCTTGAAGCACCTATGAAGTTAACAGATGGAACGATAATAGATATCAGTGATATAGTTGAACGTAAAGCTGACCATAAATACTACTTACGCAAACCAGTAACCGAAGCCGATTGCCAGCGATTAGCAGTAGTAACTTACAAATTGATGTCGAATATAATTCCAATCCATAAAAAATTAGCGTACGACTCAAAAACTAATACCGGGCAAATCGAACTAATTACTACACCGTTCAATCACCCGATTATTCCTTTGATCTGCAATTCGGATGTCGGTAAAGTATGTATGCCTCATCATCAATTTCCCAAAAAATTTTCGTATCCTGATGATGCAAAAGAACAGGTGAAACAGGCGATCAAGTTTTATAAAGAAAAATTTGGAACACTACCTATAGGACTTTGGCCCTCGGAAGGTTCAGTGAGCGAAGAAGCTCTCGAAATATTTTTAAGTTGCGGCATTAAGTGGGTTGCGACTGATATGCAAATTTTACGGAAATCTTCGAATGATCAC
It encodes the following:
- a CDS encoding glycosyltransferase family 9 protein, encoding MKNNDPKKILVIKLCCIGDLVFLLPALRDIKNTYPQAKLTYLCSSWIKELVEQVSYVDDVIVYDAPFLKKSFIKKIQSTIKLFFEIRSKKIDVVFIFHRNALFSLFCWLAGIKQRLGFENKLSFLLTDEVNFDSTKFEAERYLDVIAKFGIKSADEPGEFEPSELNIKLVNEKLFKYSLKENDSLIGIIPGGGENPGTSMSIKRWYPENYSDLCGQILANGDYKIILVGSTSDKDLCEGIRGNAKFYKDRIINLAGEFSLGELPALLKRCNLVIGVDTGPAHIANAVGVKTLFLFGPSDPRLVAPKNSKSLYIWKQVECCPCYTPDTVIQKKNFVGNIFVCRTGTHECMKNILVDEVYLSFRYLQDKNNN
- the nadD gene encoding nicotinate-nucleotide adenylyltransferase, whose translation is MKLGIFGGTFNPPHLGHLIVAESVREQLKLDRLFFVPSYSPPHKFNLQIALPRQRFEMVELSLNNNKYFSVSDIEIKREGKSYSIDTIHSMSLSFPRSQIYFIIGMDNLIDFPQWKLPNEIISKVELIVMNRPGYDREVKNEFSRYANFIKVPNLDISSSDIRRRVKMERSIRYLVNEEVEKYIIRKGLYKL
- a CDS encoding response regulator, with translation METGKNEWILIVEDDQEISSLLEAILCGVGYKIVVANDGEEAENLYRSHQPPFNLVLSDLGLPKLGGVELFEKLIVYDPKIKFIASSGYSDSVFAGELKSKGVKEFIAKPYLPENLFHTIRRILDTD